A DNA window from Gimesia sp. contains the following coding sequences:
- a CDS encoding WD40 repeat domain-containing protein: protein MKQKTGRQKTRKWWIIGSGLLLLLAVGVIREYGLFSTTAEYFTDASFESKLDRLKSQPITPVEIDEDAERVRQLMEERTDYRGRLLFPPTTVAEMKYDPELVAGIPWEKNYEPVPLNEVEVTYTENQFQQERADWYQNLFLTEYEEHGEKDPRWDEPAREFLKEAARWVSIARFQKHRSPKFYPDQSDGQLAEQGTAVVELGCRDPLVISLVIEALASQKMYGVMTALTQQLNKLYTPDRYSEIVSFQILKSLVLVGKGTDKREAMSRHFLKAIKEKQLSGLERRIYLEEMGIITAPAHQPILGPFMLALESQENADPWLKSMILGSFYNQLGTNGSTLREYWPPYTKFIQTDWAKVKSVFMGHLRKSYRLYLQAYQLAPELPEAPLKLYPMSYRQNPQMLYADILLDDEGEFDRLSPASPRYWFDRAIAAQFDYRPMYRLYRGSLIPSPTIYENWKRYQPVLKFGMECLNSERFDTQVPFGFQDALQAMIAGHEFMRGPGGARSREVYGSDDVLPQMQRMVKGYASHLSVEQTDYYETLLAGMNWIQGHEEAAQKQFAALGERMKLEALQEVSLNIMELKRSQSPKQDNDQLTVDMEKLRGIGYLSDRSQLMISLDGGRVQTWDLETRQMLKEYTLFPDVAPEATLAKSISDNVKFISCYQQPEIKIFETVSFTEVASLKLPADKPVKAHRVSNTGKYIAVALADQVELWEVASQSRIAEINIRAKETMVDKYDWRDFLQLVREVHFTADDSKLAFVRGGIYKKFNPGFWSPGALPHVVDVLYVWDLQQKKLIYTGQPCLPNINSIGFTENGLELLVSGTKWSLANRSPDSYPETVETHTIGLLNLKEGKIVREYAGRNKPLWVPKAFGKDRAQLIAMAGNELLVWDWKSGRELTSLQQHPHDVRYLLTSTEQDRMVTVDKEGVVKLFDGQLVPQVRQVLTGPDLYPHQQPHTIQFHSETGQMGVCNGRTGALIWDFSDPKTVTGRLYRSPGPIGTRALGFSSDLKYLATTATTMPGELMQELAEPTPVSIWDTASGEVVRILEGETDFVESGVFDPSGRYFVSGLKNGNILIWDLETESSQPVQVLKEHVARVTKLKFSPDGKTLLSGGCGGESFGKKVKPAVKVWTRAESAGEFQVQQTMELDRHVPPTFGIQDLDFSSDGKWILASCNHRASLFSREGELRSTVEGGALQFLPEGNQFLTGEGRAKKAIHLWDLDGAKVQTYAYHPQTFITALALSPKEDVILSSSYGDGIKGWFVESGEQVLFLSDIFSRSNLQNEKSASEPQKE from the coding sequence GACAGAAAACGCGCAAATGGTGGATCATCGGCAGCGGACTTCTGCTGTTGCTGGCCGTGGGAGTCATCCGTGAGTATGGCCTGTTCTCGACAACAGCGGAGTATTTCACTGACGCCTCCTTTGAGAGCAAGCTGGACAGACTGAAATCTCAACCGATAACGCCCGTGGAAATTGACGAAGATGCGGAACGCGTACGGCAGTTGATGGAGGAGCGAACCGATTATCGCGGTCGACTTCTCTTTCCACCCACCACGGTTGCCGAAATGAAATACGACCCGGAACTGGTTGCGGGGATTCCCTGGGAGAAGAACTACGAGCCCGTGCCGCTGAACGAGGTCGAAGTTACCTATACCGAGAACCAGTTTCAGCAGGAGCGTGCGGACTGGTATCAGAACCTGTTTTTAACAGAGTATGAGGAGCATGGGGAAAAAGATCCGCGGTGGGATGAGCCGGCGCGGGAATTTCTGAAAGAGGCAGCCCGTTGGGTTTCGATTGCACGATTTCAAAAGCACCGCTCACCAAAGTTTTATCCAGACCAGTCTGATGGGCAACTGGCAGAGCAGGGCACAGCGGTCGTTGAGCTGGGGTGTCGGGATCCTCTGGTTATCAGCCTGGTCATTGAAGCACTTGCCAGTCAAAAGATGTATGGGGTTATGACCGCGCTGACTCAACAGCTGAATAAACTGTATACCCCTGACCGTTACTCGGAAATCGTGAGTTTTCAGATTCTGAAGTCTCTGGTACTTGTGGGGAAGGGGACCGATAAACGGGAGGCTATGTCGCGCCACTTTCTCAAAGCGATCAAGGAGAAGCAGCTATCTGGTCTCGAAAGACGGATTTATCTGGAAGAGATGGGAATCATCACGGCTCCTGCGCATCAACCGATTCTGGGGCCATTCATGCTCGCACTGGAAAGCCAGGAGAACGCTGACCCCTGGCTCAAAAGTATGATTCTGGGATCGTTTTACAATCAACTGGGGACCAACGGGAGTACGCTCAGGGAGTACTGGCCCCCCTATACCAAATTCATTCAGACTGACTGGGCAAAAGTGAAATCCGTGTTCATGGGGCATCTGCGTAAATCGTACCGGTTATATCTGCAGGCGTATCAGCTGGCTCCCGAACTTCCAGAGGCCCCGTTGAAACTGTATCCCATGTCGTATCGGCAGAATCCACAGATGTTGTACGCGGACATTCTGCTTGATGATGAGGGCGAATTTGATCGGCTCTCACCGGCGAGTCCAAGATACTGGTTTGATCGTGCCATCGCAGCCCAGTTCGATTATCGTCCCATGTATCGGCTGTACCGCGGCTCTCTGATTCCTTCCCCCACAATCTACGAGAACTGGAAGCGTTATCAGCCGGTGCTCAAGTTTGGAATGGAATGTCTCAATTCCGAACGCTTTGATACGCAGGTGCCTTTTGGTTTTCAGGATGCGTTGCAGGCCATGATTGCCGGTCATGAATTTATGCGGGGGCCTGGTGGAGCCCGCAGTCGTGAAGTCTATGGCTCTGATGATGTACTGCCCCAGATGCAGAGAATGGTAAAGGGATATGCATCCCACTTGAGTGTGGAGCAGACGGACTACTACGAAACATTGCTGGCTGGAATGAACTGGATTCAGGGGCACGAGGAGGCCGCCCAAAAGCAGTTTGCGGCTTTGGGAGAGCGTATGAAGCTGGAGGCGCTGCAGGAAGTCTCCCTGAATATAATGGAATTGAAACGCAGTCAATCCCCCAAACAAGACAACGATCAGCTGACAGTAGACATGGAAAAACTCCGCGGGATTGGTTATCTCAGCGATCGGTCACAGCTGATGATTTCCCTGGACGGCGGTCGGGTTCAGACATGGGATCTGGAAACACGTCAGATGTTGAAGGAATATACTCTGTTTCCCGATGTCGCACCGGAGGCAACACTCGCGAAGAGTATTTCAGATAATGTGAAATTTATCAGCTGCTATCAGCAGCCTGAAATCAAAATCTTTGAAACCGTATCATTTACCGAAGTCGCCAGCCTGAAGCTGCCCGCCGACAAGCCCGTGAAAGCACATCGTGTTTCGAATACCGGCAAGTACATCGCAGTGGCACTGGCAGATCAGGTGGAACTCTGGGAAGTCGCTTCGCAGAGCAGGATTGCTGAAATCAATATTCGAGCTAAAGAAACGATGGTTGATAAATACGACTGGCGGGATTTTCTGCAGCTTGTCAGGGAAGTTCACTTTACCGCGGATGATAGTAAGCTGGCCTTTGTGCGCGGGGGCATCTATAAGAAATTCAATCCGGGATTCTGGTCGCCCGGAGCACTGCCGCATGTGGTGGATGTTCTGTATGTCTGGGATTTGCAGCAGAAAAAGCTGATTTATACGGGGCAGCCATGCCTGCCTAACATTAATTCGATCGGATTTACCGAAAACGGATTGGAACTGCTGGTCTCCGGAACGAAATGGAGTCTGGCTAACCGGAGTCCGGATTCCTATCCGGAAACGGTCGAAACCCACACGATCGGGTTGCTGAATCTCAAGGAAGGAAAGATCGTCCGAGAATATGCCGGTCGTAACAAGCCTCTCTGGGTTCCGAAAGCGTTCGGTAAGGATCGTGCGCAGTTGATCGCGATGGCAGGTAACGAACTGCTGGTCTGGGACTGGAAGAGTGGCCGGGAGCTGACCAGTCTCCAGCAGCATCCCCATGATGTGCGGTATCTTTTGACTTCAACGGAACAGGATCGGATGGTGACGGTCGACAAGGAGGGAGTCGTTAAGCTCTTTGACGGTCAACTGGTTCCCCAGGTACGACAGGTGTTGACCGGCCCGGACCTGTATCCCCATCAGCAGCCCCACACGATTCAGTTTCATTCAGAAACCGGACAGATGGGGGTCTGCAACGGACGAACCGGCGCGCTGATCTGGGATTTTTCCGATCCGAAAACGGTTACCGGAAGGTTGTATCGTTCACCAGGGCCGATCGGGACCAGGGCCCTTGGTTTCAGTTCCGACCTGAAGTATCTGGCGACCACCGCGACCACCATGCCTGGGGAGCTCATGCAGGAACTGGCTGAACCGACGCCTGTATCCATCTGGGACACGGCATCAGGCGAAGTCGTCCGGATTCTGGAAGGAGAGACCGATTTCGTCGAGTCGGGCGTTTTTGATCCGTCGGGGCGATATTTTGTGAGTGGCTTGAAGAATGGAAACATCCTGATCTGGGATCTGGAAACAGAATCCAGTCAGCCGGTTCAGGTTCTCAAAGAGCACGTCGCCAGAGTTACCAAACTGAAATTCTCGCCAGACGGCAAGACCCTGCTTTCCGGTGGGTGCGGCGGGGAGTCGTTTGGCAAGAAAGTGAAGCCCGCAGTCAAGGTCTGGACACGTGCGGAATCTGCAGGCGAGTTTCAGGTACAGCAGACAATGGAACTGGATCGTCATGTGCCTCCCACTTTTGGGATTCAGGACCTCGATTTTTCTTCGGATGGAAAGTGGATCCTGGCTTCCTGTAATCATCGTGCTTCGCTGTTTTCAAGGGAGGGGGAGTTGCGTAGTACGGTAGAAGGGGGGGCATTACAGTTTTTACCGGAGGGGAATCAGTTCCTGACTGGAGAGGGAAGGGCAAAGAAAGCAATTCACCTGTGGGATCTTGACGGCGCAAAGGTGCAGACCTATGCGTACCATCCGCAGACCTTTATTACGGCGCTGGCACTCTCCCCGAAAGAGGATGTGATATTGTCGTCCTCTTATGGTGATGGCATCAAAGGATGGTTTGTCGAGTCTGGGGAGCAGGTTTTGTTTCTGTCCGATATTTTTTCCAGGAGTAATCTCCAGAACGAAAAATCTGCATCGGAGCCACAAAAAGAGTAA
- a CDS encoding lanthionine synthetase LanC family protein: MTSQTRMIENYQATVAAMTDSLDSFWDVVDWSDAPLRWRFFRPRGALLPVQGWKIHISASAHESQRMLKVVTPLLIDAEAAFKFPRHLEDIVFLNSGDGGISVLGKIVTIYPTDLQQAQQLIPLLEEVWPSSCGPEVVTDLRRRSGAAVSFRYGIFGKSPVLTDSRGIHQYALSSSDGTLYADSRDRAPDTLPPDPPYAGVPAEACPVRPGKTFTVDDQRYSALHQISETARATVYLGIDLQSFDSVVIKVGRPGVGGNLSGDDISTQLRREYQFLKRLESRGVSPRAIAFSADRWPVLITEDIRGTELNQLSREERIQSLPLLAEALKQIHQANLVHGDIKPGNALLSDVVVRLIDYELTVEQGETGSRGGTRGHIAPEIDGEIAADFSRDIYALAGCVFEAVLGIPPGLLPGNGQQLADLLKNEGECSAAAVIESLTNPDPERRPGIDDVCRMLREFADDHQADSVSRLPGEIQDTVALQQWADHAARKAGRQIDQYLKSEGNQSWWRNSHNMRHFDCEAINLGAAGILLGLVSIDQACQTDEFSHRLQAGAEWLASRSPRGQAAGLFTGNAGVALALCTIGKRDQSVKSIQAGLNRLEYAALDHRELDLFSGCAGVIWSACLMAEILDDASPIDLIQPTLKRLHECRHLRKQMPFWSINREREPDYLGCAHGSAGIALAFGALGRQTDDDRLTEQAIDTFYRLARYGKNERGDALRSIVDQGGQYATGAWCHGVAGYLWCILQSVGDHAALRTEIDWAVERLTESPAVGTPTYCHGLAGQLELWMMLRELPRFQDLAEQRAHRVSRALQILCDENEATCAWVSDDPEVTTPDLWVGFSGPASALAKYSARITSPLLSGSWLKACSTSVDTREFDSIVEQGILP, encoded by the coding sequence ATGACCAGTCAGACCAGAATGATTGAGAACTATCAGGCGACCGTCGCGGCTATGACAGATAGCCTTGATTCGTTCTGGGATGTGGTTGACTGGAGCGATGCCCCCCTCCGATGGCGGTTTTTCCGTCCCAGGGGGGCGTTGCTACCTGTTCAGGGATGGAAGATCCACATTTCAGCGAGTGCTCATGAAAGTCAGCGGATGCTCAAAGTGGTAACACCGCTTCTGATTGATGCTGAGGCCGCGTTCAAGTTTCCTCGACATCTCGAAGACATCGTCTTCCTGAATTCAGGTGATGGCGGAATCTCGGTATTGGGAAAGATTGTGACGATCTATCCGACTGATCTTCAACAGGCGCAACAGTTGATACCACTGTTGGAAGAAGTCTGGCCTTCCAGTTGTGGTCCTGAAGTGGTGACCGATCTGCGAAGGCGCTCGGGAGCAGCGGTTTCGTTCCGTTATGGAATCTTTGGGAAATCTCCCGTGCTGACCGATTCGCGGGGGATTCACCAGTATGCCTTGAGCAGTTCTGACGGGACGCTTTATGCTGATAGTCGGGATCGTGCGCCAGACACACTGCCTCCTGATCCTCCTTATGCGGGAGTTCCTGCAGAGGCATGTCCTGTTCGTCCAGGTAAGACCTTTACCGTCGACGATCAGCGCTATTCGGCGTTGCATCAGATTTCCGAAACGGCTCGTGCTACCGTATATCTGGGAATCGACTTGCAGTCATTCGACAGTGTTGTGATTAAGGTTGGCAGACCGGGAGTGGGAGGGAATCTCAGTGGTGACGATATTTCGACACAGTTAAGACGGGAATATCAGTTTTTAAAGCGGCTGGAGTCTCGTGGGGTCTCGCCGCGAGCGATTGCGTTTTCAGCTGACAGGTGGCCGGTTTTAATTACAGAAGACATACGTGGAACGGAGTTGAATCAACTGTCGCGGGAAGAACGCATCCAGAGCCTGCCTCTGCTGGCAGAGGCATTGAAACAGATTCATCAGGCCAATCTCGTTCATGGAGACATCAAGCCGGGAAATGCACTTCTGAGTGATGTTGTCGTGAGATTAATCGATTATGAACTTACTGTAGAGCAGGGGGAAACAGGCAGTCGAGGGGGGACGCGCGGTCACATTGCTCCGGAAATTGATGGAGAGATCGCCGCTGATTTCTCTCGTGATATTTATGCTCTCGCGGGTTGTGTCTTCGAGGCTGTTCTGGGAATTCCTCCAGGACTGTTACCGGGGAATGGACAGCAGCTGGCTGATCTTCTGAAAAATGAAGGTGAGTGTTCTGCAGCAGCAGTGATTGAATCACTCACCAATCCCGATCCTGAAAGGCGTCCCGGGATCGATGATGTCTGCAGAATGTTGCGGGAGTTTGCGGACGATCATCAAGCCGATTCCGTTTCCAGGCTGCCGGGCGAAATACAGGACACGGTTGCCTTACAGCAATGGGCCGATCATGCAGCAAGAAAAGCGGGTCGGCAGATCGATCAGTATTTGAAATCTGAGGGGAACCAGTCCTGGTGGCGAAACTCACACAATATGCGGCACTTTGACTGCGAGGCCATTAATCTTGGTGCTGCCGGCATTCTCCTTGGTTTGGTTTCCATCGATCAGGCCTGTCAGACGGATGAATTCAGCCACCGATTACAAGCGGGGGCTGAATGGCTTGCCAGTCGATCTCCCCGTGGGCAGGCAGCAGGATTGTTTACCGGGAATGCTGGAGTGGCACTTGCACTGTGCACGATTGGCAAACGTGATCAATCGGTGAAATCTATTCAAGCTGGTTTGAATCGGCTGGAATATGCTGCGTTGGATCATCGCGAACTGGATTTATTTTCCGGTTGTGCCGGCGTCATCTGGTCCGCATGCCTGATGGCAGAGATTCTAGACGATGCCTCTCCGATTGACTTAATTCAGCCGACCCTCAAACGGCTCCATGAATGCCGGCACCTGAGAAAACAGATGCCGTTCTGGTCTATCAACAGGGAGAGAGAACCCGACTATCTGGGCTGTGCACATGGATCAGCGGGCATCGCTCTGGCATTCGGAGCACTCGGTCGTCAAACCGATGATGACAGACTGACGGAGCAGGCCATCGACACTTTTTACCGCCTTGCCAGGTATGGGAAGAATGAGCGGGGAGATGCGTTAAGGTCGATTGTTGACCAAGGCGGGCAGTATGCGACAGGGGCCTGGTGCCATGGCGTCGCGGGATACCTCTGGTGCATCTTGCAGAGTGTGGGGGATCACGCAGCCCTTCGGACGGAAATTGACTGGGCCGTGGAGCGTCTGACAGAGAGTCCTGCAGTGGGGACCCCGACGTACTGTCACGGCCTGGCAGGTCAACTGGAGTTGTGGATGATGCTCAGGGAATTACCGCGTTTCCAGGATCTGGCGGAGCAGCGAGCTCACCGGGTTTCGAGAGCATTGCAGATTTTATGTGATGAAAACGAAGCGACCTGTGCGTGGGTTTCGGATGACCCGGAAGTTACCACACCTGATTTATGGGTTGGCTTTTCCGGTCCTGCCAGTGCGCTGGCGAAGTACTCAGCCCGAATCACATCGCCACTGTTGTCTGGCAGTTGGCTCAAAGCCTGCTCGACGTCAGTAGATACCAGAGAATTCGATTCCATTGTTGAACAGGGGATACTGCCATGA
- a CDS encoding phytanoyl-CoA dioxygenase family protein, with the protein MIRTGELSYATGFAADGVVCCRGLLDRSGLEYAESAYQWSLDHPGPFASEVLSGVPGSFYQDHAHPDAFPHYRSLIVDSGLAQQVSQILGSQNLWLLYEQIWLKEAGDRLPTPWHQDLPYLPLEGKQIATIWINLDPVQQADSLDFVRGSQRGPLYNPTTFDARDRAAQMYEAGVWPALPDIESERTRWDIVSWGIEPSDVLIFHPAVLHGGAGTKRGTRRRSISLRVIGDDSYVAARPESGLADGDRQEDDRHDLDPFQMLAGEKPGTLFRHAAFPRIV; encoded by the coding sequence ATGATCCGAACCGGGGAGTTGAGCTATGCCACTGGCTTTGCTGCAGACGGTGTGGTGTGCTGTCGCGGCCTGCTGGACCGGTCTGGACTTGAATACGCGGAGTCAGCTTACCAGTGGTCGTTGGATCATCCGGGGCCCTTTGCCAGTGAAGTTCTGAGTGGAGTGCCGGGTTCGTTTTATCAGGATCATGCCCATCCGGATGCGTTTCCCCACTATCGCTCTTTGATTGTCGATTCGGGGCTGGCACAGCAGGTTTCTCAAATCTTGGGAAGTCAGAATCTCTGGCTGCTTTACGAGCAAATCTGGCTGAAGGAAGCAGGAGACCGCTTACCGACACCGTGGCATCAGGACTTACCCTATCTGCCCCTGGAGGGAAAACAGATTGCCACGATCTGGATTAATCTGGATCCGGTTCAGCAAGCAGATTCTCTGGATTTTGTCCGGGGCTCTCAGCGGGGCCCACTCTATAACCCGACCACATTCGATGCGAGAGATCGCGCTGCGCAGATGTATGAAGCAGGTGTCTGGCCCGCATTACCCGATATCGAGTCGGAGCGAACGAGGTGGGATATTGTTTCCTGGGGGATCGAGCCGAGCGATGTGCTGATCTTTCATCCGGCCGTGTTGCACGGTGGGGCGGGAACGAAACGGGGAACGCGGCGGCGTTCGATTTCCCTCAGGGTCATCGGCGATGATTCGTATGTGGCTGCACGACCTGAATCTGGTTTAGCCGACGGGGATCGTCAGGAGGACGACAGACATGATCTCGATCCATTTCAGATGCTCGCCGGTGAGAAACCCGGCACATTGTTCCGACATGCTGCCTTCCCCAGAATCGTTTGA
- a CDS encoding cytochrome P450: MLHSESTQKFDRIPLPIDDQKFKADPYLFYRSLQQSGEKLVAISLPGGLEAWLVLDYDLTRRLINSPDLSKDFKKYIVGGSAEGREESATDLHPIYQHLHTTDPPEHTSLRSLLATEFTRSRVLQMRPQIQEIADQLIAEMAPRGEANLLQAFASPFSLHIICQFLGVPTCDIQLIGQWLQRLNQADLEGTAVAHEIAANFQNYLLDLAVRERGSNSDTLFRRLVTRHADGDLSEKDLISSSFLLLSAGYETAMNLIGNSVLTLLTKRGIWDEIQSGQYELATVVEELLRWECPLEFSTLRVAIRKIELEGVSIEPGEKVLFCFYAANRDSQYFMAGEQLQFQCRHATAHMSFGFGIHYCLGAGLARLEGEVAISSLLEAFPEMRLNPEQPEPRWLPGLTMRGLDQLPVRFDSEGFLPEGRE, translated from the coding sequence ATGCTTCATTCTGAGTCGACACAGAAGTTCGATCGAATTCCTCTGCCCATCGATGATCAGAAATTCAAAGCGGATCCGTATCTGTTTTACAGATCACTTCAGCAGTCGGGAGAAAAGCTGGTCGCCATCAGCTTACCCGGTGGTCTGGAGGCCTGGCTGGTGCTGGATTACGACCTGACCCGGCGCCTGATCAATTCTCCGGATCTGTCGAAGGATTTCAAAAAGTACATTGTGGGAGGATCCGCTGAGGGAAGAGAAGAATCAGCGACAGACCTGCATCCGATTTATCAACATCTGCATACCACCGATCCCCCCGAACATACCTCCCTGCGCTCGTTGCTTGCTACGGAATTCACTCGCAGTCGGGTCTTACAAATGCGCCCTCAAATTCAGGAAATCGCAGATCAGTTGATCGCGGAGATGGCCCCAAGGGGGGAGGCAAACCTGCTACAGGCGTTTGCGTCACCTTTTTCATTGCACATCATCTGCCAGTTCCTGGGGGTGCCGACGTGTGACATTCAGTTGATTGGACAATGGTTACAGAGGTTGAATCAGGCTGATCTGGAGGGGACCGCAGTTGCACATGAGATCGCTGCGAATTTTCAGAATTACCTGTTGGATCTAGCTGTCAGAGAGCGTGGTTCAAATTCTGACACCTTATTCAGGCGTCTGGTAACGCGTCATGCTGATGGTGATCTCTCGGAGAAAGATTTAATATCCAGCAGTTTCCTGCTGTTGTCTGCAGGATACGAGACGGCTATGAATCTGATTGGAAACAGTGTCTTGACACTGTTAACGAAGCGTGGGATCTGGGACGAGATTCAAAGTGGTCAATATGAGCTGGCAACGGTAGTGGAGGAACTGCTCCGCTGGGAGTGCCCATTGGAGTTCAGTACTCTGCGCGTGGCGATCAGGAAGATCGAACTTGAAGGTGTCAGTATTGAGCCGGGGGAAAAAGTGCTTTTCTGTTTCTATGCGGCAAACCGCGACTCTCAATATTTTATGGCAGGAGAACAGCTTCAATTTCAATGCAGGCATGCAACGGCTCACATGTCGTTTGGCTTCGGCATTCATTACTGTCTGGGGGCAGGTTTAGCGCGACTCGAAGGTGAGGTTGCTATCTCATCACTCCTCGAAGCATTTCCCGAGATGCGTTTAAATCCGGAGCAACCAGAACCTCGGTGGCTTCCCGGATTGACGATGCGCGGTTTAGATCAACTCCCCGTTCGATTCGATTCGGAAGGTTTCTTACCTGAGGGAAGAGAATGA